The DNA window ATGCTAAAGCGGCGCATGTTTAatgcattaagtatacgcagcgttgagCGACGAGCCACTGACACAAGCATGTCAAGACTAaatctcttctctctctctctctctcttctgtTGCAGGTAAACGTTAGCAACACTTGGACCATGCCACAAGAGGGTCTTAATGTGTTCTATCGATTCTTTCGTGATCGCATCTCCTGGTTTGAGGCGGACGCCGTTTGTCAGTTTCATCATGCCAATCTGGTGACAGGTAAGCGACGACAGTCAAAAAGCCAACAGACACACAtagtagctgcagctgcagccaacgtgaaatgtgaaatgcaaataagCAAGACAAGCGACAAAGGACATTCCATAGAGACAAAGACAGCGCAGCAGAGGCGAAggcggaggcggcggcggcggcgcaggTGGaagctgaggctgctgctgtaatCAAATGCGAACAAAGCGCTTGGCAAACAACAGCACCCAGGCAACAAGCAAAATGTCAAAGGACAAGAGTGTCCTTTGAGCTTGTAAGCTTGCACTTTATTGCAAATGTCCAGCAACGACATTGTCGTACATATTGCATAAAGTAGAGAACACGCCCCTTTGTGTACCTTATTCGGTTTGTGTCcaggcaaatgccaaagcactGCGACCCATTGAGCAAAAAGGCGCCGCGTTGTGCCCATAACACAATAAATTCTGTTCACAAATGCCAACACTGCAGTGCAGCGGACAGACGGATCGACGGACAGACCGACTGATTATTCTTAtatgcaaaacaaagcaaaacagttCACTGCGGCTAAATCTGAGCTGATTGAACTGATAACACTGCGTgctaaacttaaataatattcgATTGTAGCTTATGTTGCTATAATTCGTGCTCAACTCTTTCAACTCAATTGCCCAGTCAATTGGCTTCGTTAGGAAAACGCTGCAAACGCTTTGAAGTCGCTTTAGTCAATGTCAAGTCGATGCGgcttaaaaagttaaaaaatatgcactgCTTGTGAAttgttttttcaatttagAGCAACTAACTATTTGTACCGTTTAAATACTGCggccatttaaatattttagtatgcAGACTAgatcttaaatttaattcgaaATGAAACGTTTTTGTTAAGCAGGcgaacaaaataatttaattattataccaaaataatttaattatttgattatagTTACTTCGAAACTGGTTTCAATtactttcaattattataataattttcaaccaaataatttgattttaaattaatggcTTAGCCTTGTGATATTCTTATTAATGCTTTGTGCTTGCTACAAAAATTACcttaataattcaataaaaataatctaaaaactCTAACAATTATGTcttgtatattattttaattgcattaactgtttattattttgaattgtaAACAGAACCAGAAGAAAATATTACACTTAggtattataaatataataattttgattattttttaaaaataatttaagcgaGTAGTACTGCTAGTATAACATGTttggttattattattactattctcacattttaaaaaattccacAAGTATCAAACATAAAGagaaaatgcttaaaaaaaatagtagttAGTAGTCGTAGTTAGTAAGTCGTTTGTAGATAATactattaattgaaaatatataaggcagcgtgcttttaataatatgcaaacaaaacattttgttgaaactgctgctgcttatgcttataaattatttttttatttatttcgtagCCTTAAAtacttgaaattaatttgttactGCTCAGCATTTGGTTATTTAAAATGGCCATGCAATGGATTTGCTGCTGATTTCAGTTGTAGTCAAGAATCAAAATTAGCTTTAAGAATGCATGAGCCATCAGAGCTATGCGCCCGATTCAGCCCACAGGGGTTGGGGCCAGGTCGAGCTATTATACAGTTGACTATTTTTGGTTAAAGTGAAAGGTGGAGTGGGCCCGATACTGTATCTCgaactgtagctgtagctgtagctgtgtgtgtgtgtgtgtgtgactgtgtttGGATTGTCACTGGCATTTGTTGAGCGCTCAACGCTCAgagcaaaatacaaacatgcgaaagcacaaaaaaaaaagagacacagacacagaaagagaaagagaaagaaagagagagcagcaaacaatgctCTTGATGAAATTTAATAGGAATGCTTTCGTAttgtacaaataaaaagcatttgttgCCGTTTGCTACTCGTTTGCTTCCCTATTTACCTATgctctatttttatttttccactGCTTTTCGGCTGTCGCtgcttttcctttttgtttttcggcGACAGTCGACAACAGTTTTCAATTCGATGCCACGCGCGACCTGCTAAGGGAATTGGATGTGAACGACATCGTTTGGATTGGACTCATGCGACCGCAGAACTCGGAGCGTTTTATGTGGTCGTAagtaaaataacaacagcagcagcagcagcagcagcagcagcagcaatagcaacaatagcaactaacaaaataaaatacaaaaaaaaaaaaacaagcaaacaaaagagcagcgcattttataaaatttgttatttttactactgctgttgttaatatttgcatgcacAGAGGTGTGTGTACGCAAATATTTGAGAGTCAGTGTGgcgctaaatattttactcgCTATTCCGTTCTGCACTGAAGCAACTCCCGGCCATTGGTTGTTGATACTGGTTACTGGGCCGAGTCGCTGCCTTTGATGGATGCCCCGCTGTGTGCCGTGATTGATCCCATACGTGACTATCGCTGGCATGCGCTGCGCTGTGGCGGCCCCGAGACAGCCTCGTTTCTCTGCGAGATGCCAGGTGAGCCAACTTTAGCCCGACGACTCGAGCTGTGAGTGATGCGACTTTGCGCTTTGCGCTTTGTTCTCTTTGTTTCTACTTGACAGTGCCCAGCTGGGCAGATGCCTGCATACTCAAGGAGATGCCCAACCTAACCATGCAGTATATGGCGGATACTGCGAGCATCGAGCTCATTCGCAACTGCCAGGAGGAAGGCCTGCTGCGCCACTCGTGCAAGGGCAAGGAGGTAAGTGTTTGGCCAAAAGTGGCAAAAAGTGTGAGGTAAGACACTCGAGCCTGCGTTTGTTTTGCAGGACCGTGCACATGCCATCAAGGAGTTGATCTGCCCCAAGGAGCGTCTCGAGGCGCAGCGCATCAATGACATTGCCAACTCTCACTTCAAGTCGCTGCAGATCATCAACAACATACGCACCGACAACAATGAGAACAACGACATTGAGCTGCAGCCCAACTACGGCAAGCTGGTGATGCCCACTGCGCCCACAGCGGCGCCCGAGCGCTTTAGCCTCGACAAGCTAATGCTGGCCGATGCGCCAATGCCCGAGCCAGAGTCCGAGCTGCATATACCCGATGAGATACCCATGCCTGTTAAGAAGTCGGCCAAGAAGGCCAGCGAGCAGGATGAGCACGTGAAGAAGCTGAAGACGCAGCaacaggagcaacagcagcagcagaataaaCAGTCCAAGATGACAGCCAAGCCAACCGTTCATTTGgacatgatgatgatgggaGATCAGCCGGCGTTGAGCGAGGAGCAATTGCCAGAGGATCTCAGCGATATCGATGCATCcaatgaaatatttgaagcTTTGCCGCATAAGAAGAAGACATTGCCGCAAGATCTGAAGACAATGCCGATCATTGTAgagtcaacaacagcagcagcagcaacaacaactccagcagcagcagcaactgcaagaacaacagcagcagccattattaaaagcagcgccgcaccaacaacaacaaccacaacaccaacaccaacaactcCAACTACACCAATaactacaccaacaacaacaactactactactactgcaactgcaactgcagttaCTGCGCCattagcaaaagcaacaacaagtgcaatcAACATAACGCTAACAACATCAGCTACAGAGGAAACGGATCCGGATGCGGAACAGGATACAGCTACAACAGTTGTTACTGCAATCAGCAGCACCTCAACTGCCAAGCCAACTGAcatcgccagcagcagcagcagcaccacaacaacaacgccaacaccaacacctACACCAACAACCGTGACAACATCCGCGGTCAGCATCGGACATCCTTTGCATCCGGCCCAACAGTCCCGCGATGAGCTCGCCCATCCACATGCCGTCAAGGAAACGGTGGACAACTCGCACTTCATTCCGCCCATGCTCATGGTCAAGTCCCACTATGTGCCGCCGGGCAAGCATGGCGAGCATGGTGAGCACTTCGAGCACTTGGCGCATTTGGAGCATAAGCCGGAGttggcagtagcagcagcaacaacagccattgtcactagcagcagcaccactgcaatgccagcaaccagtgttgctgctgagaagacaacaactgttgcagcaaccaccaccacaccaacaacaacaacccaaacaacagcagtgccaataacaacaacggcaGCGGCTTCGCTacccacaacaacagcggcagcaataacaacaacagcagcagcagcagcagctacaccaacaacaagaacaagcacAACAGCGCGAGCCACAACTGCTGAGTTGCCCCATTTGCCAGCAACCAGCACAATTAAGCAGCCAACAGTTAATGAAAGCGGCTTCAagccaattgcagcagctacagcagcaactgtaaacgctgcaactgcaacaccagcagcagcagcagcagcggcagcggcagcggcagcaattaaGCGTAACACTCcgatgcaaatgcaactgcatgAGAAGGAGAAGGAGCAGCAGAAGGAGAAGGAGAAATTTGTAAAGATGGTGCAGCTGGCTAAAACTGACGGCGATAGTGAGAGTGAGGCCGAAGGAGAGAGTGTGGGTGGAGCTGTGGCTAACGCTGAGAGTGAGTCTGCGGCTGAGggtgaggctgaggctgaggcggcggcaacaacaagacGCAACTTCCTGCAGGAGGAAACCGAGACGCCATTTAAGCCAAATCGACGACGCTCGCTTACAAAGCCGGAAACCGTTAGCTATTTCAAGAAGATCTTGGGCTAAAGCAACTTTGCAGTTAACACATTTCCGccgcaaatacaaacacacacaaacacacacacgcacacacactattACACTGACAGCATCCACAGTCTGTGTTGTTTTGGTGCAGCATAATTGGTGTGTAAAATGAAATCCGCATGCAGCTCAAATTGAATAAGTTGAGGCTAACTCCATTCGCAAAGCTTCGACGCATACCAATGCCATGTTGGAGGCGGCTGGAGTGAAgcttcttcatcatcatcattaccCGCAGAGCAAAGCCAAAGTTTGTTACAACTCAAGCGCCGTCTTAACCGCCGGAAACTCAAGCTGTTAGTCAACGCCCAGCGGAAACGCAAAGCATCCAAAGAAAACTCAAAGCTTTTCGCTTTGCGCTTCTCGCCTGACTGCAGGCAGAAGGTTTTAAACAccaaatatgtataatattcTTTTTCTGCAccaagcaaataaacagcaaacacacacacacacacacacacacgcgtataCAGCAAAGAGCGAGAGGCGAGAAATTCACCCACAGTTGCATCCTGTCTGTCAAACTGAGCAGAGGCCAAATCTAGTCGAGTGTGAAGAATacttaagtattaaaaaataaaattaacaagcaTAAGAGTCTGTTGCAATTTGTGCACAGcatataacacacacatacatacacacacacacacacacacaccatagCGCTATGAGTGTGTGATTTTAAGCGAGAACAGCTGCTCgcattaatttacaaaatattgatGTGTATGGCATAATTAATAGATGTTTTTTTCCGAAAATCAGAATCCACAAAATACATTAgcaaatatctatatatacaacaacaaaaaatatatatgtatgtgtataagaAAGCAACAAgattgcagcaacattttagcCAAGCTTACAGCAACTATTGCTAGTTAAAGCGAtccccccccctcccccaaATATTTACCAAACTTAACTTTAagcgaaattaaaattgatcgACGGAACAACATTCAATGCAACTAACAGGCAAACGCAAATCCAATCCACATATGACGGAAATAGATAATTACAATATATACTACAAATATATTCAATCCAAgcccaaaatgcaaaatacaatttaaataaacaatgtaaACTGCAGATAAAtatctgtttgtttgctatatgCGCATGAAATACACGAACAAACTAGAGCTAGAGCCCCAAAAGGGGTtcgccaaaaaaaaaccaaaaaaaaataataataataaacataaacaaactcaATGTCAATGcgatttaaattatgcaaaactaTGATTAAACCAAGTacttaaatatgaataaagaGACACATTCCCGATTAACCAAATATTGCGTGAGTTTATTTTGTGCGCACTCTTTTAGCGATGAGTGTATGTGTTAAGTTGCATTAACATTGCTAATtcgattatttttgttaaaagcCTTGATGTTTACATTCGGTTTCGCTCAATTACAAATCGAAAACGATTGTAactaataaaaagttaaattgcaaacacttgattgcaattaaacaagtatttattttttagtttacaagcttaattgttatacaaaaattataaaagcagcTAAGCTAATCAAGTACTTATATTATTGTTGGTTTTGGCACAACAAACTTAAGCGATTTGGATTAAGCTGAAAATTATTCTCAGCTGTCGGCATTTTCAATAATTCCGCATTACTTTTCAATTCATCGTTTTCGTTATCAATTAGTTATAGTAGCGCAATTTCCTGCTTTCAATTATTGCAGCTACTCTGGCTGACTCTTTGTCTGTGGCCATGTAAATTGCCAACGAAAGCGAAAAGCGAATTACAAATACATTTCTGTTTTGTTCGGAAATTTGCATGCTCTTTGCATTTGAAGTTAATGAAATTGAGTATGGAGCGTATGTATATCTGTGTTCCACCTAAGCCAGCATAAGTGCTCACAAGCACTTGTCCAAAGCTgattttgatacactttgatgtTGCGCATAGCAGCAGGACTGCCTGACTGTATGATCAACAGAAAGTCAGCGACTATTAGAGCCAGagtaacaaaattttgtagctaGTTAGAGCTATTTCGGACTCTGTCTAGAGCATGACGAAACTCCAGAGTACCTACTGGAAGAGTGTCCTGCGCTCTGCAGAGTTAGACAATCAGTTGGGAACTCATACCCTAGATACAAGACAGATGAGGAATAGGGCTGGATAGGGAACTTTAACTCATCTACCAGTGGGAGGCACAATGGACATTTTAGGtcgcataataataataataatagagcTATTTCCGtagaatatttacttttactttgttAAGTTGAAATTACTAGCAACTGCCTCAGAAATcgaaagaaaagcaaagacTTGTATCAAAGTCAATGATTTAACCAATCGCTGGCAAAGTGTATAgcaaagttggctgcgctcaaCTGAAATGCGCGCTTGCTTGAATTGGGCACATAAACGAAATTTCTGTCTAAGTGCCTTGCATGCATCAAACTGAGCAGCGTCTGTTGttatctcacacacacacacacacacacacacacgcccacgtATTTTGGCATTGGTGTGTAGAaatcgaaaaagaaaaaatagcATGGCATAGGTATCTGCAACTGAAAGCAGAGCTAGCAGCAAAGTTGCTTTCCGggcattttgtttgtgcttggACCAACGGCGACCTCTTTTTGTTGGCCAGCTTGctccagccagccagactgTTAGCCACAGGCACTTTGGGTGCTCCCTCCCCCCCCACACAAACACCACCCTCTGTATctattttttggttttcttttttttctgcagcagcatttccCTTTTAGcgcacaaacagcagcaatgcgaATGGGCCAGGCCAAGCCTCTAACGTTCTACTTATGATTGCGTAAAATCCAATGAAGCGTCAGacagttggcgctgctgctgctgctggacggGGCGGGCAATTGCTGTCATCGGCGCACAGTTATCTCTATAGATACCGGAAGCTTTTGGCCATGCCCGTTGTCCGTTGTCCGTTGTCCGCTTACGAATGCGAATGGTTGTTGAATTCTTAAAGTTGTAAACGCTTTAAGCCCCTTAACAAACAACGAAAAaaacagcgagagagaaaaagaaggaaagcaagcaagcaaagtaaataaattgttttgtttgtcatgCAAAATGTTGAGTGCAATAATTCTGACGCTTAAAACTGTAATTTCGCTGTTTACTGTTTTAATCCTTTCGACAGTACAGCAGcctgtatgcatgtgtgtgtgtgtgtgtgtgtgttaagttaTACTTAGCGCCGTGGCAcgcaaaagaaatttattacaaGCGCGCTGTgtttttatatcatttttatttacgcGTCGTCGTTGAGTACGCGTTTTTACAATCAACTtgggcagcaaattaaatgcagctggcACATAcagcgagcgagtgagagcgcgagcgcgagagcgagacagacaaATGATAATCATTTGGacaagaaataaaatgttttattaagcAAGCAACACATGCGAACGGCAAGCGCGCCTTCCACtcgcattacgtatacgcacatTAAGCAAAAGCGCGCACCCATATGAGTCTGAGTCTCAGTCTGAGTCTCAGCCTCAGTCTGGGCGTCTCTCTGCCGTGCTCCGCGTGAGTTGAAACAAGTGCGTTTAAGGTAGACAACATCTTGACCTAATAGTCTACTTccacatatatgtacattaagTGGCAAGCTCTTTAAGCTGCACA is part of the Drosophila busckii strain San Diego stock center, stock number 13000-0081.31 chromosome X, ASM1175060v1, whole genome shotgun sequence genome and encodes:
- the LOC108605058 gene encoding ecdysone-induced protein 74EF — translated: MLQKLQRRRPANRLWLLALWGICLASLGAHCDARAVNVSNTWTMPQEGLNVFYRFFRDRISWFEADAVCQFHHANLVTVDNSFQFDATRDLLRELDVNDIVWIGLMRPQNSERFMWSNSRPLVVDTGYWAESLPLMDAPLCAVIDPIRDYRWHALRCGGPETASFLCEMPVPSWADACILKEMPNLTMQYMADTASIELIRNCQEEGLLRHSCKGKEDRAHAIKELICPKERLEAQRINDIANSHFKSLQIINNIRTDNNENNDIELQPNYGKLVMPTAPTAAPERFSLDKLMLADAPMPEPESELHIPDEIPMPVKKSAKKASEQDEHVKKLKTQQQEQQQQQNKQSKMTAKPTVHLDMMMMGDQPALSEEQLPEDLSDIDASNEIFEALPHKKKTLPQDLKTMPIIVESTTAAAATTTPAAAATARTTAAATTTTTTTTATATAVTAPLAKATTSAINITLTTSATEETDPDAEQDTATTVVTAISSTSTAKPTDIASSSSSTTTTTPTPTPTPTTVTTSAVSIGHPLHPAQQSRDELAHPHAVKETVDNSHFIPPMLMVKSHYVPPGKHGEHGEHFEHLAHLEHKPELAVAAATTAIVTSSSTTAMPATSVAATTAAAITTTAAAAAATPTTRTSTTARATTAELPHLPATSTIKQPTVNESGFKPIAAATAATVNAATATPAAAAAAAAAAAAIKRNTPMQMQLHEKEKEQQKEKEKFVKMVQLAKTDGDSESEAEGESVGGAVANAESESAAEGEAEAEAAATTRRNFLQEETETPFKPNRRRSLTKPETVSYFKKILG